TGTGGAAACCGATGTCAACTACCTGGGATTCACGCCCAATCTCTCACTCAGCCTGAAATTAAAATAAAGCACCGCCATGGAAAAAATCAGACAATATATCATCCCGGCAATTTCGGCACTCCTTGTTTTCTTTTCTTCCTGTACGGAGGAAGATGCATTGGCGCCTGATCCGCTGCCGGTTGTGGAAAGCTACCTCACTCCCGGTCAGCCGGTGAAGGTGCAGATCACAAAAGAGATCCTCTATGGTAAAACGGATACGTTGATCCCTTTGGAGGGCCTGGTGGTGCAGATCAGCCATAACGGCCAGTCCTGGCCGCTGATGGAGACCGCTGCGGGCCAATATGGCACCGCATCCCTGCAGATCGCTGCCGGAGAAACGTACCAGCTTTCGTTTACTTATAATGGACGGGAGATCACGGCCACAACGGAAGTGCCGGCATTTCCCGGAACGGTAGCGGCATCCGGTACAAGCCTCACAGTGCCGCAACTCGGGTCGGGAACGGGGGTAGAGATCCCTGATCCCATACAGTACACCTGGGATAATCCTGACCAGGAATATCATCTGCTGGTGGTGCGGAATTTGGAAGCCGATCCGCAGCCGATCACTTTCAATATCGGTGACGACATCATCGAAAAACCGGAACCTGTTTTCAGGATACCGCCGCACCGGGGCAACAGCCAGCAGCTGTCTCTCGGCAGGTTCTCTTACTATGGCCGGCATGCCGTGATCCTGTACCGGATACAACCGGAATATGCCGCATTGTATGAGGATAACGGCAATAATTCCGGCAACCTCGTTGCTCCGCCTACCAATATCAGCAACGGGCTGGGCATCTTCACCGGCGTAAATGCTGCCGATACCCTGTGGGTCCAGATACGTTAAAAGACGGTTCACCCCCGGGTTTGGCTGTTTCACCGCAGATGGCCTGACTTCAGGGATTACCGCCAGTCCAATACCTAAAATCACAAACTATGAAAAAGTTCATCATTCCCCTGATCCTGATACTGGGTACTGTCAGCACAGCAGTAAATGCACAGGTAGTCGTTGTAAGGCCCCCTGTTCGCCGCGTAGTGGTAGTACCTCCTCCGCCGCCGGCAAGCGTAACGGTAGTAAGGCCGTATCGCCGGGTGGTGGTAGCCCGTCGCCCGGTACTCGCACCGGTAGTTGTGGTAAAACCGGCACCGGTGGTGGTGGTAAGACCTGCGCCGGTAGTGGTGGTTCCGCCGAGGGTCTTTTTAAAACCTGCGCCCGTAGTGGTGCCGCCACCGCAGCCGCTGGTGACCGTGCATAAGCAGGTAGTGGTACATAAGCTTTAACGTAGCCCGGGATGATGGTGTTTTTCCGTATATGAACGCGGAAATTCACTGTCCCCCGGGGATACACAAAATATCCGGAAGAATGGGCCGGTACCATCAGCACCCCGGCGCCTGGCGAAGGCCGGAATAACACAACAAATACCAGAAAAAAACAAAACTGAATGCGCAGTATGATAATCCGGCGGTCCCATTTATACATCAGCAAAACCTGCTGGTACGCGCTGATCTGCGGACTATTTATGACAGGCTGTGCCGGCAGCCGGCACACCACCTCCGCTTATGGCGCCGGGTGGCCTGCCGTTCATGCAGATAGCCGGAATTCGGATTATTCGCCGGTGCGGGGCGCAAAGAAACTGGCATTCGCCTGGCAACGGAAATTTGAAGGCACCATCAACCTCGGGCCAACCACCGGTCCGGACGGCAAAGTGTACCTGACCACCAGCGCAGACGGCTGCCACCTGTATGCCCTGAACAGTGAAACAGGGCAAACGGTATGGTGCAGCGATGAGGTGAACAAATTTGCCGTTGCCTCCTCCGCCCTGCTGGACCGGGAGGGGCATATCTATCTCGCAGATGATGAGGCCATGCATGCGTTCGACAGATCCGGAAAGCTGTTGTGGGAAACACCCATTACCGGCTTTCCCCTGTCAGCGCAATTCACGCAAACCGGCAGGCTCATCTTCATCACCCATATCGGCCTCATTTATGTGCTGGACAAGGCGACCGGCAACCCCGTTATGGAAACGGTGAACCTGGCGCCGGAGCATTCGCTGAACAAGACCTTCGACCCACGAGCCTGCATGCGCGGCACTGCGGACTGCCCATGTGCGAACACCCTGGCTTTCGACCAGCAAAACGGCCGGTTCTATTTCACCTACTGGAAACCCGGTACTGCGCAGGCCGGATTACGCGCCATGCAGTACACGGAAACAAACGGACCTGCGGTAACGCTGCTCTGGGAAAACCTTGCGCTGCCGGGAGGCAGTGCCTCCAGTCCGGATATTTCCGCCGATGGCTCACGCATCTATGTAAATGATAATGCAGGCGGCCTGCATGCGATAGATGCCGTAACCGGGAAGAACATCTGGCAGTTTGAGATCGGGTATGAAACCGGCGGCAGCCAATCCACTTCTCCGGAAGGCCTGATCATGCCAGCAGGTGGCAATGGCGCGGCACTGATGTGCATCAGGGACGAGGGAGACAGCGCCCGGCTGTTATGGCGCCGGGAAGATATGCATAACCGGGGCGTAGCCACACAGGCAGCCGGAGGGTTGTCCTATGTCACCGTCGCCGCCGCTGCCGGAAAACTTAATAATGACCTCGCCGTCGTGGATGTCCGTACCGGAAAGGAGCTGGACAGAAAGCACCTGCCCGGCACGACCATCTTCACTGTTGGCACCACCATCGGGCCGGAGGGAAATGTGTATGTACCGACGTTTAACGGATTATTATTCGCATACCGGCCGGCATAACAAGATCTGAACAATGAAATACTATCCGGGAAAGCAGCAAGCCCGGGCCAGTCTGCTGGCTGGTCCGGGTCTTTTTCCGGGCTGCGGTAACGAAGGCATGAACATACTGTTCATGTGATAGCCGGGCCGCATCTTTTTTATCTTTCAATTACATTATTTTATGCGCTACAGATCATTCCTGTTGAACATATCTTTATGCCTTGTTGCCTTTGGTGTGCAGGCGCAGGACGTCAGGGAAAAGCCGTCCATTCTCAGAACAGGACCCGGCCTCAGTTATTTTTCCAATCATGAAGGCAGCCGCGGCGTTCCCCGGATGGGATTAAGCATAGCCCTTGCGCCAACATTCACCTTATCTGAACAGTTTTACCTTAAACCGGAGCTGGCCTTTTCCATGAAAGGCGGCAAAATTGAATACAACACCTCCGGGGTGTTCAATGGCAGCGTCCGTTACCGGATCAACTACTTTGAGCTGCCCCTGCTGCTGGGCATCCGCCCGCTGGACTGGCTGGCCTTTGAGCTGGGTGGCTATGGTGCGGTGGAAGTGGGCGGCAACTTTGATTTCACCGGTACCTTCTCCTATGGTTACGGCGTGTTTGACCGGGATGACCTGAACGATTTTGATTATGGTGTAGCGATGGGCGTAGTGCTGAGGAGCCGGAGGCTGCACCTCGGCATCCGCTATTATCACGGGCTGCAGGAGGTATCGTCCGGCAGCGCCTCGCATATTTTACTGGGAGATGCCGCCATGCGCACCTTTCAGCTGACCTTGCAAAAGGTCCGGCAGCGCCGCCGGAAGTGGTAACCGGAACGGATATAGCAAGATCTGAATGATATCCGTAATTTCGTTGCCTGATGAACAACAACATCCCGGTAAAGAACAAGATCAATACGGACGATCTGATAAAGGTGGAACGGTTCCGGAAGAATATCCGGAACACCGCTCCCCATAAGCATAACCACTATTTCGAGATCGTATTTCTCACCGCAGGCACCGGGGATCACTGGATCGATGGCGTGCAGTACAGCATTAAGCCGGATGTGCTTTTCTTTATTACGCAGGACCAGGTGCATAACTGGGCACTGCAGACGGAGCCGGAGGGCTTTGTGCTGATCCTTAAAAATGCTTTTATTGAAAAGAGCCTGGACCGGGAGTTGAAAATGCTGCTCTACCGCCTGAACGGCATACCCTGCATCTACCCTGAGCATGAGCCGGGCATTTTACCTTTATTTGAATTGCTGGCAGAAGAACACCGGGCCTCAACGGAAATGACCCTGTACATTATTGAAGGCCTTTTAAAAGCCCTGCTGGCCAGGATACTGAACAACGCCCGGCAGGAACCGAACCGCGCAGCGGCAAGAACAGACCTGTACCATACCTTCATGGGCCTGCTGCATACCGGCGCGCCACCCGTTAAAATGAAAGTGGCAGATTTTGCTGCCAGGCTCAATACCACCCCGCAGAACCTCAATGCCGCCTGCCGGAAAGCGGTAAACAAGTCTGCCGCCGAAGTACTGGCCGATCATATTATGAACGAAGCCAAACGTTTGCTGCGGTACACGAACAAAACCGTATCCCAGATATCCCTTTCCCTGAATTTTTCCGACCCCTCCCATTTCGTAAAATTCTTCAAGCGTATCACCGGCCATACGCCGCAATCTTTCCGTTCCCTGTAGCAGCGCATACCAAACCATTTTCAAAAATACCATAAAGGACTGCCGGCCCGGAATAGCTTTGCGTTTTCATATCACGCAATACGCCCTCGTGGAACAGCACTATGACTTTATTCAAGCTACCGTTTAAAACCCTCTGCGCCGGATGCCTTCTTGTACTGCTGCATGGCCGCCTCGCCGCGCAACAGCGCAGCCTTTCCATCCGGGAAGCCGTTTCCCTCGCAGCGGCACAGCAGCCGCAGCTAAAGGCGCAGCGGGAACAGGCCAATGCCGCCGCTTATGGGACGGACCTCGCCCGTAACACCCTGATGCCGGAGCTGACAGCCGGTTACCAGGCGGGTTACGCTACCTATAACAATATTACCGGGATGACGTACCCGGGTATGTACCTGCCCATCAGCGGTCCGCCTTCCGCCGGTAATACCTATGATGCGGTGCCGGGTACCGTTTTATCGGCGTTGCTGACATGGAGCCCGCTCACTTTCGGGCAGCGCGAAGCCGCGGTGGAAAAGGCGGCCGCTCAATACAAGCTGGCTGGCAGCCAGTACAACGATGCCCTTTTCCGGCAACAGTATGCCGTTATCTCCGCTTACCTGGATGCCGTGTACCTGTTCAAACTGATGCAAAGCAGCAAGGGAAATATCGAACGCAGTAAAACAGGATTGGAGCAATCCCTCGTGCTGGCAAAAGAAGGGTTGCGCCCCGGCATAGATACCGCCCAGTTCCAGTCCGCACTCGCCCAGGCGGAAATAGACCTGCTGACCCTGCAAAGGAAATACTTTGAGCAGCTGACGGAACTGGCAAGGCTCACCGGCGTTCCGGACCAGCCGAAAGCATGGCTGCTGGCGGATACATTCCTGGTTCATGACCTGCCGGCACTCCCGGATACCAGTGTTGCCGCAGCGATGCATCCTTTGTACCAGGTCTACCAGGACAAACTGGACGTCAGCGAGGCGGCACTGAAAGCGGTGCAGCGGGAATGGCGGCCGAAACTGGACATCTGGGCCAATGCCTATGCGCGCGGCTCTGGCGTTGCCGCGGACGGAACGGTGAACAAGGCAGACGGATGGTCGCTCTCCCGCAATAATTATGGCGCCGGCATACAACTCAGCTTTCCCGTGCTCGGTTTTTCGCGAACCGGCCTGCGCAAAAAACAGTACCAATCCCTCCTGCGCTCAGACGAAGCGCAACTGGAACAGGTCAAACTTGATCTGCAGCAACAGCGGAACAATGCCGCTTTCAACTTCGATCAGCAACTTGGCATTGCGCAACACTCGCTGGTACAGACACGTACCGCGCAGTTCGCCTATACCGGCCTGCGGCTGAGCTATGAGAACGGCCTGACGGATTTCACCCGGCTGATGCAGGGACAGTATGAATTGCTGAAAGCCGAGAGCTTCCAGGCCGGCGCCTTCGTTCAGGCATGGCGTGCGCTGCTGGATATATCGGTGGCCAATGGCAACCTGGACGTTTTTATTGACAACCTGAAACAATGATATGAAGCTGATCATCGCAGCATTACGGCATCCTGTTACAATATTGGTCGCGGTAATAGCCATACTTTTTTTCTCCTTTCTGTCTATCCGCAATGCAAAGGTGGATATCTTCCCGAAGCTGGGTTTGCCGGTGGTGTATGTAGCACAGCCTTACGGCGGTCTTTCTCCGGAGCAGATGGAAG
This genomic stretch from Chitinophaga sp. XS-30 harbors:
- a CDS encoding DUF4249 family protein; amino-acid sequence: MEKIRQYIIPAISALLVFFSSCTEEDALAPDPLPVVESYLTPGQPVKVQITKEILYGKTDTLIPLEGLVVQISHNGQSWPLMETAAGQYGTASLQIAAGETYQLSFTYNGREITATTEVPAFPGTVAASGTSLTVPQLGSGTGVEIPDPIQYTWDNPDQEYHLLVVRNLEADPQPITFNIGDDIIEKPEPVFRIPPHRGNSQQLSLGRFSYYGRHAVILYRIQPEYAALYEDNGNNSGNLVAPPTNISNGLGIFTGVNAADTLWVQIR
- a CDS encoding PQQ-binding-like beta-propeller repeat protein; protein product: MRSMIIRRSHLYISKTCWYALICGLFMTGCAGSRHTTSAYGAGWPAVHADSRNSDYSPVRGAKKLAFAWQRKFEGTINLGPTTGPDGKVYLTTSADGCHLYALNSETGQTVWCSDEVNKFAVASSALLDREGHIYLADDEAMHAFDRSGKLLWETPITGFPLSAQFTQTGRLIFITHIGLIYVLDKATGNPVMETVNLAPEHSLNKTFDPRACMRGTADCPCANTLAFDQQNGRFYFTYWKPGTAQAGLRAMQYTETNGPAVTLLWENLALPGGSASSPDISADGSRIYVNDNAGGLHAIDAVTGKNIWQFEIGYETGGSQSTSPEGLIMPAGGNGAALMCIRDEGDSARLLWRREDMHNRGVATQAAGGLSYVTVAAAAGKLNNDLAVVDVRTGKELDRKHLPGTTIFTVGTTIGPEGNVYVPTFNGLLFAYRPA
- a CDS encoding porin family protein, with product MRYRSFLLNISLCLVAFGVQAQDVREKPSILRTGPGLSYFSNHEGSRGVPRMGLSIALAPTFTLSEQFYLKPELAFSMKGGKIEYNTSGVFNGSVRYRINYFELPLLLGIRPLDWLAFELGGYGAVEVGGNFDFTGTFSYGYGVFDRDDLNDFDYGVAMGVVLRSRRLHLGIRYYHGLQEVSSGSASHILLGDAAMRTFQLTLQKVRQRRRKW
- a CDS encoding AraC family transcriptional regulator, which translates into the protein MNNNIPVKNKINTDDLIKVERFRKNIRNTAPHKHNHYFEIVFLTAGTGDHWIDGVQYSIKPDVLFFITQDQVHNWALQTEPEGFVLILKNAFIEKSLDRELKMLLYRLNGIPCIYPEHEPGILPLFELLAEEHRASTEMTLYIIEGLLKALLARILNNARQEPNRAAARTDLYHTFMGLLHTGAPPVKMKVADFAARLNTTPQNLNAACRKAVNKSAAEVLADHIMNEAKRLLRYTNKTVSQISLSLNFSDPSHFVKFFKRITGHTPQSFRSL
- a CDS encoding TolC family protein codes for the protein MTLFKLPFKTLCAGCLLVLLHGRLAAQQRSLSIREAVSLAAAQQPQLKAQREQANAAAYGTDLARNTLMPELTAGYQAGYATYNNITGMTYPGMYLPISGPPSAGNTYDAVPGTVLSALLTWSPLTFGQREAAVEKAAAQYKLAGSQYNDALFRQQYAVISAYLDAVYLFKLMQSSKGNIERSKTGLEQSLVLAKEGLRPGIDTAQFQSALAQAEIDLLTLQRKYFEQLTELARLTGVPDQPKAWLLADTFLVHDLPALPDTSVAAAMHPLYQVYQDKLDVSEAALKAVQREWRPKLDIWANAYARGSGVAADGTVNKADGWSLSRNNYGAGIQLSFPVLGFSRTGLRKKQYQSLLRSDEAQLEQVKLDLQQQRNNAAFNFDQQLGIAQHSLVQTRTAQFAYTGLRLSYENGLTDFTRLMQGQYELLKAESFQAGAFVQAWRALLDISVANGNLDVFIDNLKQ